DNA sequence from the Janibacter sp. CX7 genome:
AGAGTCGGGTGCGTCCGTCGTACATCGTGAGCAGGATCGTCGACACGTGCAGGTCGGCGTTGAGGTGCGTGCGGATGAGGTCGATGTTCTTCAGCAGCTGGCTCAGACCCTCGAGGGCGTAGTACTCGCACTGGATGGGGATGAGCACCTCGCGGGCAGCGACGAAGGCGTTGACCGTGAGCAGGCCCAGGCTGGGCGGGCAGTCGATGAGGACGTAGTCGATGGGCTCCTCGCCTGCGCTCGCGCGCTCGGCGAACCACGCAGCGAGGGCCTTCGTCAGCCGGCTCTCACGGGCCACGAGCGAGACGAGCTCGATCTCGGCCCCGGCGAGGTCGATCGTGGCCGGGACGCACCAGAGGTTGTCGACGTCGGGGCACGGCTGCATCGCCTCGCTGATGGGCATCCCGTCGACGAGGACGTCGTAGATGCTTGGCACCTCGGCGTGGTGCTCGATGTTCAGAGCCGTGCTCGCATTGCCCTGGGGGT
Encoded proteins:
- a CDS encoding ParA family protein, which translates into the protein MSAPADTKAARPAAARLPRPGRPRIITVSNQKGGVGKTTTAVNIAAALADAGLRVLLIDTDPQGNASTALNIEHHAEVPSIYDVLVDGMPISEAMQPCPDVDNLWCVPATIDLAGAEIELVSLVARESRLTKALAAWFAERASAGEEPIDYVLIDCPPSLGLLTVNAFVAAREVLIPIQCEYYALEGLSQLLKNIDLIRTHLNADLHVSTILLTMYDGRTRLSSQVAQEVREHFPDQVLTSTVPRSVRVSEAPSHGQTVITYDPQSTGARSYTDAATEIAHRGAEQKDNA